From bacterium:
TTCGGGATATTCAGCATAAAACCGGATAAGTATTTGATATATTCCCAGATCAATGAAGAATCCGAAGAAGGTGGCAACAGCTAATGCGAGGCTAAACAGGCCAACATCTTCCACGGGTAAGTACTTATAAAGAAAGAAATAGAACAACATGTTGCAGCCCTGTCCTGTTAGTGTATAGAAATAGGCTATAGCAACGGTCCTCTTGATTCTTTCTGGTTCGCTTTTCATCTTATCTCCGGAATTCTCGTTCCCCTAGTTGATTTGCGTCGTTATCTTTTACGGTTCATCTCCCAGAAGTGTGGGTAGCCGGCCTGAAAGCTCCCCGTATCTTCAGGAAGAAGTACTCCTCATCTCTATACCCATAGGCCACCCTCTTTATGACCTTGATTTTGTTGTTGATTCCCTCG
This genomic window contains:
- a CDS encoding transposase, whose protein sequence is EGINNKIKVIKRVAYGYRDEEYFFLKIRGAFRPATHTSGR